One Nicotiana tomentosiformis chromosome 1, ASM39032v3, whole genome shotgun sequence genomic window, ggacatatgagtccaatgtacaggttacaactgaagcaaccgagcctaagctgctgtctaaacctggcctcaagtcccccagactagcccatcaccaaaacacaaaatacacatcttgaacctcgttcatagaatcacaagccggcgatgcacagctaatatcgagcgctcatgtgcacatatgaatgcgtggaaggaattcaaaaggttatgtttcaagctgaatcaattccacacgatagaatacaagaagggaaattttcctaaggggtctgcagcctctcgaagataagtacagacgtctacgtaccgatccgcaagactctactaaacctgctcatgacacgtgagacctatgtaacctaggctttgataccaacttgtcatgacccaaaaatcctaacctatcgtgatggcgcctatctcagtactaggcaaaccgacaatatcaatagcccacgatttcctttaaaaaaatgtaacatttaatacaataccaaaaatctagaaatttctgatacaacactcccaaaacctggtgtcactgagtacatgagcatttaatatgagtacaagtctgggaaaatatggtctataattgtttgagaccaaatacagtatacaaggatatagagaaggagagataaggtttgcagaatacggcagctacctcaaaatctcctgaaaatcaactgcgcgaaatgatcaacacctgctatgtccgggaacacttggatctgcacacgaagtgcagggtgtagtatgagtacaaccaactcagcaagtaacaataatacattaggaactgaagataatgacgagctacacagttatagttcactttcagtaattccagcaaagaatagacatgctttcgaatccggcagtttaagtcaaataaattttatatagttcaatttcaagtaatcggatataaattcttttagagatttcacaacaatgacggatagcaaccaagtgcaacaacaaatgcaatgcaagtacagcctctcaggtaacagtcactcagctcatcacaacagctcaaccactcagctctcagccctcagcactcacactcaatgggtacccacgctcactaggggtgtgtacagactccggagggcctCCAACAGCCCAAGCgtcataatctgcacggacaactcacgtgctgcaaggacaacgtatgtgctataatatcctgcacggataactcacgtgctataatatcctgcacggacaactcacgtgccataatatccttacctcactgattggccctcagccttactcagtcctttgcctctctagtctctttggctcttagaaatcacaaagatcagtcCAAACAAgaataacatagtatatcaacaaatatcaagaaagactgaggtatgatacgctagtaaaatcatgattgagcacaagatagcaattagcaaataattaaacaagtatgtgacctctgtgggtcccaacagtactatcacatagcctaagcatgatccaaaataattacatgacacaaaatctggggtttcataccctcaagaccagatttataactgttacttacctcaacccgtgtaattctttattctgctatgcccttgccacgagaattggtctttgaaagtctcgtatctagccataattaattcgattaagtcaatatcaattattgtaattaattccataaggagatactaattttccaataaattcCAAAATTTACTCAAACATCGCATATGGGGCCCAGgtatcggaacccaacaaaagttacagaatatgaatacCCATCCAATCACGAGTACAACTatacaaatttcaacaaaatcagacaccaactcgactctcaaatcttcaattaaagtctacaaagatttctaccattttcaatccaatccttacccatttgaacttaacaatctttccacaaccttattggtatgtatacataatactctacacccaagaatcatactattaatcaccatctttactccaaacccgaaattaaaGAATTAggaaaagaaattcttacctctttgaagccatagtaagatccttgtgaaatcttcaaaccttgaacaagaattgatggataaatgactaaaatgctctcacctctctctaaaatattagattttgattcaaaaatgagcttcaagggttataaatcgaagttgggtcgggtcaaaattagaaagaatggaagctccgacgaagttatgcggtcgcatatgcgatcgcataacaggtatgcggtccgcataccggccgcatgATTTGGCCTCCAAAGGTGGGCATTactgacctgttctgcggtcattatgcggtctgcatacttgttctacggtcgcataatgcaccgcaaaataagtctgcggtcgcatagtgcgccgcaaattttcctcaaatcttgccctcctcctgttccactttgcgaccattattcGGTCCGAAGAGTCATTCTTCCACCGCATAGTGGTCGTAGAAATGACCATTTTACgataaaattttcctttacacttcggtgcattgttcaacccaaaacgtccgattaaatttttgtattaattgatttacctcggcaccaccaaaccttaatttttttagcaaaatttctccagggtccttacacataagtcaacatccggtcaaccttttcaacttaagcttccaacatgaaattcgttcttccaagctaactccgaaataccttaaattcaaaaccgataattcacacaagtcataatacctcgtaaaaagttattcaagacttcaaatagttgaaaggagcgtaaattctcaaaacgaccggttgggtcgttacactaatCTCATAGAAATATTGGGTTTAGAATAAATTGAATAAGCGAGAAGAAGTTGTCGAATTTCCATGAGTTTCATTGTCTTTGCAGGTTAATAACCCAGATAAATTAATAAGTCAAGATAATTGAAGAATTCGACAAGATTGTTACATAACGATAACACTGGAATATTATTTCTCATTGAATTAAACTTTTCGTGCTAAGTGTGCTAGTTAATTAGTTATTCTTTTAATCGTAATTTTAGTTAGTAGAATTAATCAACAAAAATCACCATGAAATTGTTCTTGACTCGATAAATTAGAATTGCTTGATTTAGTTGATAATTGATCACCAGTCCTCGTGGgtacgatactctactcactttTTATTACTTGATTGACCGTGTACACTTGCGTGTGCGATTTAGGGCTAACACTCTCAGCAACGGAAAACTGTAACCTAACGATTTTTGTGCTACAATGTAATATTTCAAAGAAAAACTATGTGTGGAACGATGAGAGATCAACACTCTTTGCACTATGTATACTTAAGAAATTTCATGGGAGAAAAGCTCCAATTTCGTTCCAATTCAGGTTTGTGGTTCCACTTTAGAATTGATAGCAGTAGCTGCCTAAGCAAGATTATAGCTCCGTAGCTGTCTGTCTAGTGGGGTGTACGCACCAACCTTCTAGGTGTTTGCCTAGGCGTAAGCCCCATTGTTCTAGGTCTTTATTTGTGGCGTAAGCCCCGAGAAATATTTCAAATTGGAGCCAAAATTTCTTAATAAATCCTTTTctaaaatttaaatattcaaaaaataaTTCATACTGAATTCTCAAACTAAAAAATTCAAAAGTCaacatttttttaattatttattttaatttcacAATCTTTTCTCTTTGTCATTTACTGAGAAAAAAATACACTTTAGACCTTTGTTTGCAAAATGCAAAGCACAAAAAGGTTTGGCCTCTAGTTTTTACTTTCCTTCCACGTTTGTATTTTCCTTCTTTATGCTTAATTTccttaaagtttttttttttgtattcttTAATTTATTCTTTTCAAGTTACTTTTTGATTTTAgatttattttttttggtatCTCTCTAGCTTAGATATTATTATGATGACTATATTCTGGCTATTTGTAATATAATAAGTATTCGTGATATGTTATGTAGTTTTAGATTTTTAAACAATagcattatattatttttatttttatttattgaatTTTTTGAATTTGAGATATAATTTTTATAACTCTACTTATATTCCATCATAGTCATGTTTTTTATTACGCATACATAGTAGATATCACCAAAACACCACATAATACCCCAATCCAAAAATAATGATTAACTAGAACAGCCCCTGCACTAAACTCCTGCTATGTGCAGGATATAGCCGGGAAAGAGAGAATCCATGACCATGTTGGTGTATTGTAGATTGCCTTACTTTGCATTTCTGCAAAATGTTATTTATGGGTTGTACCTGTGACATCCTAGTCACACGATGACAACTTTTATGGTTGCGCCAAGGCTaacctttaaaaataaataacatgAACGATTATTAAAAACAAAACTAGTAGTAGCTTTTATTCAGCCTTCCACTTTCCATTTTCGTAACCATAACCATGCTCAGTACCATAGTTCTTCACCTTCAAGAGCAGATCTTCCAATCCCTCCTTCAACATTGAAGCCTCGATGTAGTTCATCTTCTCTATAGGACCCTTGAACCACTCTTGTTGGCCCTCCACTTTCTTATTCATTTGCTTGAGTTTTCTTTTCAAGTGTAATGCAAAATCCAGTTGGTCTTGCAGAGAATTGAGTTGTGTGTTAAGTTCACTAGAATTGGCTTTTCGGAACATCTGGACATACTTGTCATCAATGCCTGGTGATGATGGTGATGGAGGCCTTTCTTCGCCAACATATTTGTTGATGGTTTCATTTATATTTGGATGACCAAAAGAGTAAGGCTTGCTACCTATAGAGCAAAAGGAGAGAAATCGGTAATATAAAATAGGGCAAGAGGAGAGAAATCAATTTATCTACTGTTATAACGCCTCCCACACcaagtattttttttatgatgCTTTAATTTTATGTGAAATTAATTATCATGTTCAAGATCTTGGATTTGCATGTTTAGTTAtgatgatgcatgtacatttatgcttaaaaagtaatatttgttGATGGTATATCATGTATATATAGATGACCAAAAAAATGTAATTAGGCTTGTAATTACCTTGTGGACACACGATGATGCCAATTTCAGCACCAGTCATAACAACAAGCTCGTTTGCTTTCTTGAAGACACCATTTCGGCGTTTTGAGAAAGTCACTTGTCGATTATTTTGATTTTCTATCTTTGCGAGACGAACACTTTTGCGAACCTTAATATGTCCAGTACTCATTCTCAAGAATAATGATGATATAACTAGTATTAATTACTAAGAGTTACtatgtgatatgaactttataatACAGAAGCCTAGTATTTATAGAGTTTTTCCAACATATTGAAGCCTTTGGTTTTTCAATTTTGGTAGTTCAAAGATATGAATCCAGTTCATTTTTGTAGTGTTCACATGTTATGAGGCAAGTAAATTTAGATCATTAATCATAGTAGTGACTGTACTCTTCATTTTTAAAAAGATTTTCAAAATTTACATCTATAATATTGTAATGGTCAAGTCGATTTCCAGGCCCAGGCCTGAACCAGTGGTGATTTGCTATTATAAGATTATTAGAATCTGATGCTTGCTTAATAATATCTCTTAATTTGCAAATGGATGAATAAATATCCTAGTTTAGTTTaccattatttttatttatattatctttTTTAATTTCGAATTCTTCGATAATTTTCAAGTTGTCGCTGAAAATTATGACATGTTTTTATTTATATTCTCTTTTTAATTATTTTCAGCTTTTGTTAATATTCGATTTGTCACAGAAGATTAGGACATGTTTCAATATTCCTAGTCTAGTTTactatttcttttatttatattctCTTTTTTGGTTATTTTCCTACTTTTGGTAATATTCGAGCTGTCGCGTAAGATTATGACATGTTTCAATATTTACATCAAATTGGCAGTTATTATTTACATATATTTTAATCAtgtaagcatatatatatatatatatatatatatatatatacacacacaaaaaatCACCTCAATTTATTACTTAACCATATAAATGGATGCAATTTGATACAAGCACCAATATATGGATATATAATCAAGTTTTTTCCTCTTACAAATATCATAATTAGAAATATAGTTTCTGGGGAGCAAGTACTAtaaatttctttttctttatctttttttgaTAATGGAGAAATtttcacgacccggaattcccaccgtcgggaccgtaatgacgcctaacattttgcttgctaggcaagccaacgttagagaattatttaaaccaatccttatttcattcagtaaataacaacaattagctaagatgaaatatagtgagtacGGAATAATATAAAGGTTGCattgcggaataatataaaggtTGCAtttaattactactacccggatctggaatcacaattcacaaacattctagaattttattacaagtaatagtttaagaaaaatacatttgcttgaatgaaagaaacagtacaatagaaaagatagacggggtcttcaaggtctgtgaacaccgacagatctaccttgagtctccggatagcgggtccaacaactaaaatctcgatcaacctgagccggtaccaaaatatgcacagaaagtgcagtgtgtagtatcagtacaaccgaccacatgtactggtaagtgtcgagcctaacctcgacgaagtagtgacaaggctaaggcatgGCACCTACAAAtgaacatgtacaatttaacagtgtatatacaaataacagtaatgaagagctagacaggaaataCGAGGAGGTGGAAACATGCTGAGGGAAATACatgataaagaactacaacagaatgataattggatcaaccaatatactatgaatcaataggaacaaccaatacagtaaagaaaaaatgcacggcatcacccttcgtgtttttactcttaATCTCACCATAAACTCAATAGAAACGGtatggcattacccttcgtgcattaactctaatatcatggcacgatatcacccttcatgcttttacactcacaatatggaatggcatcacccttcgtgcattaacactctcccttaccataatgcaatgaataaataacaacaaggagatagaataacaagtacaagccttacttcaaccgTTGGTtacacaatatcaatctcaacttcgaaataaatactcaattatcaccagaagatcgtaaacatgataagaacgattaatCTAACAACATTAGTCTAAAcccgtagcaattaggcatgggaacaAAAGACAATATGAGAAAACAAGAGAAACAGGGAAagtaggtaaattggcggcgcataagtacttgtcaccacAAATATACgacgctcacatgaatttcacatagcaaataatctgaggttcctaatcgTATCTATTGACAAATGACTAAATtacatcaaatattgctaaaggaatcaattacattgcataaatttagatttttccaaactttcttcaaaaaagtcaaaaatcgaccccgagctcgcttggtcaaaacccgaggttcataccaaaatccatttacccattcacccccgagcctggatatataattggttttggaatacgacctcaaattgaggtctaaattcccaaattttgaaatccctagtttttacCCCAAAGCCCCAATTCTACCATgagaactctagattttaggttgaaacttcatgaaatgtaatggataattgaaagaaaatagtttagaatcacttaccaacactttggggaagaaaatgtatCTTGAAAATCGCTTCTAGCCCGTTTGGTTTTTGGAAAAATGAATTAATGGCTTAAGTCCCATTTTGGgactgttttatgcactgggcgacagtgttcatcgcgttcgatAGGACATTGTCGCGTTCGGGAAGAGCAGAAtttccaagccttcgcgttcgcaagtcaTCCTTCATATTCGCGAAGgctactcccccctggccttcgcgttcgtgagaccatactcgcgttcgcgatgaacgaTTACTGACTCCCTCCCCCGGgtccctaacactacgcgttcgctatgagctggtcgcgttcgcgaagggtaacgcccccatcactTCGCATTCACGACCaagtcttcgcattcgcgaacaaGAAAATTCCAGCTTAACCAgcttactcttcgcgttcgcgagagtacctttgtgaacgcaaagaaggaccaaccagaacacctgctgcagcaaaatacccgattttctaagtccaaaacatcccgtagcctatccgaaactcagccgagccctcggggctccaaaccaaacatgcacacaagtctaaaaatatcatacgaacttgctcgtgcgatcaaatcgccaaaataacacctagaactacgaatttagcaccaaatcaaatgaaattctgaagaacactttaaaattcctaacTTCACAACCGCACGTCCGAATCACGTccaaccaactccgtttctcatcaaaattcacagataagtcataaatattatattggacctataccaggctccggaactaaaatacggatccggtatcaacaaggccaaacatcaaccaattcttaaaaaccattaaactttcagacttttaattttcatcaaaaattcataactcgagctagggaccttcgaatttgatttcgagcatacgccaaggtcccatatttcgatacggacccaccgggaacgtcaaaatatggatttgagtccatttaccaaaaatgttgaacGAAGTCAACTCAACTGAAGTGTTTAGGAAAGTATTCTTATTTTTatgagtttttaacatataagccttccgggccAATACctagactgcgcacgcaaatcgaggaaggtaaaaatgagatttttaaggcgtAAGAGCGCAGAatagagttctaaaatataagatgaccttttgtgTCATCACATAAATTCCCGTAAAACCAATGGCGACGTTCAGATCTTGGTGGGTAAATTTCTTTCATTCCTTTTCCCATTCTACTAAATGTACCCTTAAAGAAATATTCATACAATCCAAAAATTGGAATAGTCGATTATATGCGTGCAAGGTAACTCGAATACCACtattatcaaataaaattaagATAATTCAAAATGTAAGttgaacttaaacttttgttGTTTAAACCTACGGATAGTATAGAAATAACCaatatattttcatatattttgttTTTACCAAAAGCAAGTGTTTGGTGTGGGTGACTGCAATTAAAAAAATAACATTCTTATCTATTGGCAATTACTACTTTAAAAAAACCTTAACAACCTTTGAAATTATACTATTTGTGGTTTCTTGATATATCCATGTCACAATAATAAGTTTTATAAACTACTTCGTTATCAGTCAGGTTACTAGGGGCTTACAGAATATATGTTTGGATCTAAATTATTCTTAACTAATGCTGGAATACTTTTTTTGGcaaagaatgtaacgactcggccggtcgttttgagtattacaaaccTATTTTCCCATtgactgctcaatttatgctttacagttgttatatgacttgtcgggataattggtttgggtccggtgaggtcttggaatgaatgggaacacttaattccaaagtttaaaacttaagttgaaaaggttggttggatgtcgacttatgtgtaaacgaccccggaatagaatttttatgattccaatagctctgtatggtgattttggacttaggagcgtgtgcaGAAAATTTtatggaagtccgtagttaaattagacttgaaatgcctaaagtagaaatttaagtttggaagtttgaccggggagtggactttttgatatcggggtgattttggacttggaagaaatctGGAAATTTCTGCCTTCTAAAAGCGAGCCTGGCATCACAGAAGCAGgaagtccgcagaagcagacgaaATCATACAGAAGTGAGTCCACAAAAGTGACACCAAGGTCGCAGTTGCGGAGGCAAGGGGGGCTGGGcaaaatcgcagaagcggacgcatCTTCGCAGAAGGGAGTCCGCAGAAGCAGGGGCAGTCATAGAAGCGGTTggtttctcgcatttgcgggacCACAGAAGTagctaagtgagtcgcaggtgcgaaactcctggacaatatacatttcgaaggggttctgagttttgccatttttggaccttcaagcacggtttttggggcgattttcagagagaattacgggaaacttgaggtaagttacCTGTGATCttttctactctataatattaaattatcatcgaataatccgacttaATTACGTGTTTTAGAGGTGTAAATTGAAAATTTTGATCTAGGGAtttagaaataagatttgatgatttggaggtcgagttgatgtcagaatttgataaaatttaaatggttagactcgttgtgatgacccgataggtcatcttatactttaaaacctaattctgttatctgaagccttaaaaatctcattttaccctcctcgagttGTGTGCGTGGTCCGAGCgtatttccgaaaagcttttatcttaaaaactgtgaaaaatatgaaattttgctttgaaaaccatttgtgttgactttggtcaacgttttgattaaacggacccggatccatattttggcggtcccggtaggtccgtatcataatttgggacctgggcgtatgcccggaatcgaattccgatgtccctagctcgagatatggcattttgatataaaattaaaagtttaaagtttaatgattttaagaatttattgatatttggttttattgatatcgggtccgtattttggtttcggagcacggtataggtccactataatatttatgacttgtctgtcgaatttggtgagaaacggagttgatttgacgtgattcagacgttcggttgtgaaaatagaagttttaaagttttcttgaaacattcatttgatttggtgtctgattcgtagttctaggtgttattttggcgatttgatcttgcgagcaagttcgtatgatgtttttggacttgtgtgcacttttggtttagagccccgagggctcgggtgagtttcagataggctacgggatgatttgaacttagaaagtttgCTGGTTTTTTTTACTTCGGCTGGTTTCTGGTatttccttcttcgcggtcgcgaataTACTCCCGCGATAATGAAGGGTAAAATGGGCCGGGGGAGATTTTGTtgtacccattacatttcatgagttttcaacctaaaatctaggattttcatggtggaaattgggggtttgggtagaattagggatttttgcataATTAGAATTTacacctcgaattgaggtcgaatttcgaaataaattatataatcgggctcgggggtgaatgggtaaatgaattttagtccgaacctcgagttttgaccaagcgagctcggggtcgattttttatttttgggggaaagtttggggaatcttaatttatgcaatgtaattgatttctttagcaatatttgatattatttagtcgTTTGTGAATAGATACGATTTGTTTGGAGGTGGATTTtagaggaaaagcggtaattgagcattaaatggcctttggagcgaggtaagtgttgtgtcgaACCTTAACTTTAGGGAATATGACTTGTTAGTCTAATTGCTACATGTGTAAATGTTGggaaacaacgtatatgtgaggtgatgagtaatTATGCGTTGTAGtagggttaaagcatgcgggcggggcttgatttcttgcaattatagctttctttgttcatgttatccatgcttagactagtattgttaaattgatcgttcttatcatgtttacggatcttctagtgataattgagtattgattctgaagttgaggttgatattgtggaaccagatgctgaagtaaggcttgtacttgttattctatctccctgttgttatctgttcgttgcattatggtaagggaaagtgttaatgcacaaagggtgatgtcgtgccatattgtgagtgttaatgcacgaagggtgatgtcgttccatattgtgagtgttaatgcacgaagggtgatgccatgtcgtattgtgagtgttaatgcacgaagggtgatgccgtgccatattgtgagcattaatgcacgaagggtgatgccgtacaataTTATGAGAGTTGATGCACgacgggtgatgccgtgtcgtatatattgatttatattgtgaggctgagagtaaaagcatgaagggtcatgtcgtgcaattttcttcattgtgtttagttattTTTCACTTGCTAAAAGCATGTcgactgttctggttatcatttctgcTGTATCTCCTATACCCTGTTCCCCTTTAGCATGTTCCCCTCCCAATATACATGTTTAGCAGGTATTgttattttcttgtacatatattgtTATCTGCACAGATTtgttatgtgggtgtcttgtcatagactcgtcactaattcgtcaaggttaggctcgacacttaccagtacatggggtcggttgtactgatactgcactctatacttcctgtgtagattttggtattcatcccagctgatcgagaggcgtagcagctcggactgattcattggagactcaaggtagatctgttggcattcgcagaccttgaagtccccgtctatcttttcagttttctttttactgtttctttcgttcaaatagttgtatttctttcacacttttacttgtagtaaaatcctagaagttcgtgaattgtgactccagatccggataGTAGTGTATATGTTGAGGCTGTTATAAATTTCCTCAATTATTTTAACTCGTTATagcttagttgatgttatttactAAAATGTAATTGGCTATatgaattctctaacgttggcttgcctagcaagtgaaatattaggcatcatcacggtcccgacgatgggaattccgggtcgtgacactcgTGGTTGAAcaggcgttcatattttataacttttctcgggtttcgagacgtggtccccacgggcgattttttagttaaattttggattatgttggaaaattagtattttcatatggaattaattccaataacttgtattgactgaatcgaattaattaagactagatacgaggcttt contains:
- the LOC104105969 gene encoding agamous-like MADS-box protein AGL61; this translates as MSTGHIKVRKSVRLAKIENQNNRQVTFSKRRNGVFKKANELVVMTGAEIGIIVCPQGSKPYSFGHPNINETINKYVGEERPPSPSSPGIDDKYVQMFRKANSSELNTQLNSLQDQLDFALHLKRKLKQMNKKVEGQQEWFKGPIEKMNYIEASMLKEGLEDLLLKVKNYGTEHGYGYENGKWKAE